One window from the genome of Candidatus Margulisiibacteriota bacterium encodes:
- a CDS encoding YajQ family cyclic di-GMP-binding protein has translation MADNHTFDIESCADLSEIDNAVNMAMKEISTRFDFKGSISKVVRADKKIELLADDDMKLKNVKDILENKLTRRNISLRFLDYQKEEHALGGNVKQEVLIKQGLSKEKAKEITTFIKESKLKVNTQIMDDKVRVSSPKIDTLQETMGLLKNKDLGIVLQFKNFR, from the coding sequence ATGGCAGACAATCATACCTTTGATATAGAATCTTGCGCAGATTTAAGTGAAATTGATAATGCTGTTAATATGGCCATGAAAGAAATTTCCACCAGGTTTGATTTTAAGGGCAGTATCAGCAAGGTCGTCAGGGCAGACAAAAAGATAGAACTTCTGGCAGATGATGATATGAAGCTGAAGAATGTAAAAGATATCCTGGAAAACAAACTTACCAGGCGTAATATCAGTTTAAGATTTCTGGATTATCAAAAAGAAGAACACGCGCTTGGCGGCAATGTTAAGCAGGAAGTGCTTATCAAGCAAGGGCTGAGCAAGGAAAAAGCCAAGGAAATCACAACTTTTATTAAAGAATCAAAACTTAAGGTAAATACTCAGATCATGGATGACAAAGTCAGGGTATCGTCACCTAAAATCGATACGCTGCAAGAAACCATGGGGCTTTTGAAAAATAAAGACCTTGGCATTGTACTGCAATTTAAAAACTTCAGATAA